AAATCAAAGTTTTCAAGCACGGTCCCGGTCGATTATACGCAAATCCGACACGTGCACAAGCCGAACGGCGCCAAACCAGGCTACGTCATTTATGACAACCAGCAGACGCTGTTTGTCACCCCGGATGAAGATCTCGTCCTCACATTAAAAAACAATGCCGCTCAATGAGCGGCATTGTTTTGCTGCCGATTTCCACCCAGCTGCATAGCTGAGATCCACTGCTACCTGCAATCAGTCGTTAGCCGTCTGGAGCACTAGAATCGCTGGAAAACTTACGCACCTCGGCAGATGCGTAAAAGGACTCTGTTATTGCTTCACTCTCGGTTTCGCCGGATGGCAGTCCGGCCGATTCAATTCCGTAACTTCAGCGAGCTTCGTTAAGTAATAGCATTCTTCTCGATACATATGATCAGCCATTAGCGGTGTGAACGTTGATAAAACGGTTTTGTGCATCTCCATTTCTTCCATTTCCTGCAAGAACTCTTGAAAAATCGCCATTTCCA
This sequence is a window from Bacillales bacterium. Protein-coding genes within it:
- a CDS encoding DUF2935 domain-containing protein, which translates into the protein HAGTIEKELEMTEYNLRSKSRQFTKDFEHFYLKAVEMAGFLRANLQRFPALSRFNREVKLEMAIFQEFLQEMEEMEMHKTVLSTFTPLMADHMYREECYYLTKLAEVTELNRPDCHPAKPRVKQ